A region of Streptomyces paludis DNA encodes the following proteins:
- a CDS encoding TerD family protein — MSSLNRGVSKVEVALKWDPSPRGGPPHDLDIVAATFTSDAPTVPAYLVHFASRSPDGTITLDRQSRTGQGFGDDEEMTLELDRLGAGYVRVVVGVAIQQHDGHRTFGEIANPAVRIMEGYTELAEHDLTGLADATAATVAEFTREPSGSWRFRPSVRGFTDTDPQSFGARMGA; from the coding sequence GTGAGCAGTCTCAACAGGGGAGTGTCCAAGGTCGAGGTCGCGCTCAAATGGGACCCGAGCCCCAGGGGCGGTCCTCCGCACGATCTCGACATCGTGGCGGCGACCTTCACGTCCGACGCCCCCACGGTGCCCGCCTATCTGGTCCACTTCGCCAGCCGCTCCCCCGACGGGACGATCACCCTGGACCGGCAGAGCCGCACCGGCCAGGGCTTCGGCGACGACGAGGAGATGACGCTGGAGCTGGACCGGCTGGGCGCCGGCTATGTCCGCGTGGTGGTCGGCGTGGCCATTCAGCAGCACGACGGCCACCGGACGTTCGGCGAGATCGCCAACCCCGCGGTCCGGATCATGGAGGGATACACGGAGCTGGCCGAGCACGACTTAACGGGACTCGCCGACGCCACCGCCGCCACGGTCGCCGAGTTCACCCGCGAACCCTCGGGCTCCTGGCGCTTCCGCCCGTCCGTCCGTGGCTTCACCGACACCGACCCGCAGTCCTTCGGCGCGCGCATGGGCGCCTGA
- a CDS encoding YdbC family protein, which produces MLVKWIRCTVVDRRGFERGQRKWAGLLGEPGFRGQSGGWSRARPGVVHVFAFWESRAFYDSFMARSHDRLAASQVGTFKDSQVKLFDYRFDVKTGFEPRFTDADVVRVAHCKVHEDRVEHFALMQEKVWNPAMAGSPGMVRGVFGEAPGHEFIVLSMWQSAAEHGKYRAERVERLTLRAQTASDVAALAGDVVDLEASWTV; this is translated from the coding sequence GTGCTGGTCAAGTGGATTCGCTGCACCGTGGTCGACCGTCGAGGTTTTGAACGCGGACAGCGGAAATGGGCGGGGTTGCTCGGTGAGCCGGGGTTCCGGGGACAGAGCGGGGGATGGAGCAGGGCGAGGCCGGGCGTGGTCCATGTGTTCGCGTTCTGGGAGAGCCGCGCCTTCTACGACTCGTTCATGGCGCGCTCGCACGACCGGCTGGCCGCCTCACAGGTCGGGACGTTCAAGGACAGCCAGGTCAAGCTCTTCGACTACCGCTTCGATGTGAAGACGGGTTTCGAGCCGCGGTTCACCGACGCGGATGTGGTCCGGGTCGCGCACTGCAAGGTCCACGAGGACCGGGTGGAGCACTTCGCGCTGATGCAGGAGAAGGTCTGGAACCCCGCGATGGCCGGATCGCCCGGCATGGTGCGCGGAGTGTTCGGTGAGGCGCCCGGCCATGAGTTCATCGTGCTCTCGATGTGGCAGTCGGCCGCGGAACACGGAAAGTACCGGGCCGAGCGCGTCGAGCGGCTGACCCTGCGCGCGCAGACGGCCTCGGACGTGGCGGCGCTGGCGGGGGACGTCGTCGACCTCGAAGCCTCCTGGACGGTGTGA
- a CDS encoding histidine phosphatase family protein, producing MARPRRIVLVRHGESEGNADDTVYEREPDHALALTGTGRRQAEETGARLRELFGGERINVFVSPYRRTHQTLHAFGLDPGQVRIREEPRLREQDWGNWQDRDDVRLQKAYRDAYGHFFYRFAQGESGADVYDRVSAFLESLHRSFDAPDSPENVLLVTHGLTMRLFCMRWFHWSVAEFESLSNPGNAETRILLRGADGSYTLDRPFERWRLPEPYGRTG from the coding sequence ATGGCCCGACCGCGACGCATCGTCCTTGTCCGGCACGGCGAGTCGGAGGGCAACGCGGACGACACCGTGTACGAGAGGGAGCCGGACCATGCCCTGGCGCTCACCGGAACCGGCCGCAGACAGGCCGAGGAGACCGGGGCGCGGCTGCGTGAGCTGTTCGGCGGGGAGCGGATCAACGTCTTCGTCTCCCCGTACCGCCGAACCCATCAGACGCTGCACGCGTTCGGCCTCGACCCGGGACAGGTGCGGATACGGGAGGAGCCCCGGCTGCGCGAGCAGGACTGGGGGAACTGGCAGGACCGGGACGATGTCCGCCTCCAGAAGGCGTACCGGGACGCGTACGGGCACTTCTTCTACCGCTTCGCGCAGGGCGAGTCCGGCGCGGATGTGTACGACCGCGTCAGCGCGTTCCTGGAATCGCTTCACCGCAGTTTCGACGCGCCGGACTCGCCGGAGAACGTACTGCTGGTGACCCACGGGCTGACCATGCGGCTGTTCTGCATGCGCTGGTTCCACTGGTCGGTGGCCGAATTCGAGTCACTGTCGAACCCGGGCAACGCGGAGACCAGGATCCTGCTGCGGGGAGCGGACGGCAGCTACACCCTGGACCGGCCTTTCGAGCGCTGGCGCCTCCCCGAGCCGTACGGCCGTACCGGATGA
- a CDS encoding ADP-ribosylglycohydrolase family protein has protein sequence MTVDSVPGRSPGPRFERALASLRGLAVGDALGSQFFVPSNYPLLKRRELPPGDWQWTDDTEMGASVLAVLAAHGRIDQDALAHSFAVRHDFDRGYGPAVNRMLRLIREGGDWRELAAGLFGGQGSWGNGAAMRIAPLGAWYADDPEQATHQAEISAYTTHQHREAVAGAMAVAAAAALAASPAGPPSPGALLDGVVALVPRSAVGAGLRRARDMLDYADAGTVAAVLGNGRRTSAHDTVPFALWSAARALDDYERGFWTTAQAGGDTDTTCAIAGGVIAAGRAGAPPEHWWARTEALPAWLPSAASDR, from the coding sequence ATGACCGTTGATTCCGTGCCCGGCCGGAGCCCCGGCCCGCGCTTCGAGCGCGCTCTCGCCAGCCTGCGGGGGCTGGCCGTGGGAGACGCCCTGGGCTCCCAGTTCTTCGTACCGTCCAACTATCCACTGCTGAAGCGGCGCGAGCTGCCGCCGGGCGACTGGCAGTGGACCGATGACACCGAGATGGGCGCGTCGGTCCTGGCGGTGCTGGCCGCGCACGGCCGTATCGATCAGGACGCGCTCGCGCACTCGTTCGCCGTGCGCCATGATTTCGACCGGGGATACGGTCCGGCCGTCAATCGGATGCTCCGGCTCATCCGGGAGGGGGGCGACTGGCGTGAACTCGCCGCCGGCCTCTTCGGCGGACAGGGCTCCTGGGGCAACGGCGCCGCGATGCGGATCGCGCCGCTCGGCGCCTGGTACGCGGACGACCCGGAACAGGCCACGCACCAGGCCGAGATCTCCGCGTACACCACCCACCAGCACCGCGAGGCCGTGGCCGGCGCGATGGCGGTCGCCGCCGCCGCTGCCCTGGCGGCCTCCCCGGCGGGGCCGCCCTCGCCCGGGGCGCTGCTCGACGGGGTCGTCGCGCTGGTGCCGCGCAGCGCGGTCGGCGCGGGGCTGCGCCGGGCCCGCGACATGCTGGACTACGCGGACGCCGGCACGGTCGCCGCGGTCCTCGGCAACGGCCGGCGCACCAGCGCCCACGACACCGTCCCCTTCGCCCTGTGGTCGGCCGCCCGCGCGCTCGACGACTACGAGCGGGGCTTCTGGACCACCGCCCAGGCGGGCGGGGACACCGACACGACCTGCGCGATCGCCGGGGGAGTGATCGCCGCGGGGCGCGCGGGGGCGCCGCCGGAGCACTGGTGGGCGCGAACGGAAGCGCTGCCCGCGTGGCTGCCCTCCGCGGCCTCCGACCGCTGA
- a CDS encoding ribonuclease HII — translation MPYEAPTHTVERSLRATTDARIIAGVDEVGRGAWAGPVTVCAAVTGLRRPPAGLTDSKLISPKRRTELAGELESWVTSYALGDSSPEEIDALGMTAALRLAAVRALEALPVRPDAVILDGKHDYLGGPWKVRTVIKGDQSCVSVAAASVLAKVRRDAMMAELGAESEQYAPFAFDANAGYPSPVHRAALEERGPTAHHRLSWSYLDALPRWRHLKKVRVSPEAAAMESGGQLGFDF, via the coding sequence ATGCCGTACGAAGCACCCACGCACACCGTCGAGCGCTCGCTGCGCGCCACCACCGACGCCAGGATCATCGCGGGCGTCGACGAGGTCGGACGCGGCGCGTGGGCCGGACCCGTCACGGTGTGCGCGGCCGTCACGGGACTGCGCAGACCGCCCGCCGGTCTCACCGACTCCAAGCTGATCAGCCCCAAACGCCGTACGGAGCTGGCCGGCGAGCTGGAGTCGTGGGTCACCTCGTACGCCCTCGGGGACTCCTCCCCGGAGGAGATCGACGCCCTCGGGATGACCGCGGCGCTCAGGCTCGCCGCCGTACGCGCCCTGGAGGCGCTGCCGGTACGGCCCGACGCGGTGATCCTCGACGGCAAGCACGACTATCTCGGAGGACCCTGGAAGGTGCGTACGGTCATCAAGGGCGACCAGTCCTGCGTCTCGGTGGCGGCCGCCTCGGTGCTCGCCAAGGTGCGCAGGGACGCCATGATGGCCGAACTGGGCGCGGAGTCCGAGCAGTACGCGCCCTTCGCCTTCGACGCCAACGCCGGCTACCCCTCGCCCGTGCACAGGGCGGCGCTGGAGGAGCGGGGTCCGACGGCGCACCACCGGCTCTCGTGGTCCTATCTCGACGCGCTGCCCCGATGGCGGCACCTCAAGAAGGTCCGGGTCTCCCCGGAGGCCGCAGCCATGGAAAGCGGGGGCCAACTCGGCTTCGACTTCTGA
- a CDS encoding RecQ family ATP-dependent DNA helicase has product MTNPDRAALRASADSVLARLVGSADGTARLREDQWRAIEALVADKRRALVVQRTGWGKSAVYFVATSLLRAAGAGPTVIVSPLLALMRNQVEAAARAGIRARTINSSNAEEWDTIQAEVAGGEVDVLLVSPERLNNPDFRDQVLPRLAAATGLLVVDEAHCISDWGHDFRPDYRRLRTMLAELPSGVPVLATTATANSRVTADVAEQLGTGAGTDALVLRGPLDRESLSLHVLRLPDAAHRLAWLADHLSELPGSGIIYTLTVAAAEEVTAFLRQCGHTVASYTGRTENAERQQAEEDLLANRVKALVATSALGMGFDKPDLGFVVHLGSPSSPIAYYQQVGRAGRGVAHAEVLLLPGKEDEAIWQYFASVAFPPEELVRRTLDVLGRSDRPLSLPALEPLVELRRTRLETMLKVLDVDGAVRRMKGGWTATGEPWVYDTERYAWVSRQRGAEQQAMRDYASGTGCRMEFLRRQLDDEEATACGRCDNCAGARFEDKVTGAALDAARGELGRPGVEVEPRKMWPTGLAAVGVDLKGRIPPGEQSFAGRALGRLSDIGWGNRLRPLLAPRAPDGPVSDEVVGAVVSVLADWAKGPGGWASGAPDAPPRPVGVVTVASHGRPRLVGSLGSRIAEAGRMPLLGTVTSTPDAADGAASRTNSAQRVRALHQTLAVPPELAAALVSAGGPVLLVDDLSDTGWTLAVAARLLLRAGAQGVFPLVLAVQT; this is encoded by the coding sequence ATGACCAACCCAGACCGCGCAGCTCTCCGGGCCTCGGCCGACTCCGTACTCGCCCGCCTCGTCGGGAGTGCCGACGGCACCGCCCGGCTGCGTGAGGACCAGTGGCGGGCCATCGAGGCGCTCGTCGCCGACAAGCGCCGGGCGCTGGTCGTCCAGCGCACCGGCTGGGGGAAGTCGGCGGTCTACTTCGTCGCGACATCCCTGCTGCGGGCGGCCGGCGCGGGTCCGACCGTGATCGTCTCCCCGCTGCTCGCGCTGATGCGCAATCAGGTGGAGGCCGCCGCACGGGCCGGGATCCGGGCCAGGACGATCAATTCGTCGAACGCGGAGGAGTGGGACACCATCCAGGCGGAGGTGGCCGGCGGCGAGGTCGATGTTCTGCTGGTCAGCCCCGAACGGCTGAACAATCCGGACTTCCGCGACCAGGTGCTGCCCCGGCTCGCCGCGGCGACCGGTCTGCTGGTGGTGGACGAGGCGCACTGCATCTCCGACTGGGGCCACGATTTCCGGCCCGACTACCGGCGGCTGCGGACCATGCTCGCGGAGCTGCCGTCCGGAGTGCCGGTCCTCGCCACGACGGCCACGGCGAACTCCCGGGTGACGGCCGATGTAGCCGAGCAGCTGGGGACGGGCGCGGGGACGGACGCGCTGGTGCTGCGCGGGCCGCTGGACCGGGAGAGCCTCAGTCTGCATGTGCTCCGGCTGCCGGACGCGGCGCACCGGCTGGCCTGGCTGGCCGACCATCTGAGCGAGCTGCCCGGGTCGGGAATCATCTACACCCTCACGGTGGCGGCCGCCGAGGAGGTCACCGCGTTCCTGCGTCAGTGCGGGCACACCGTCGCCTCGTACACGGGCCGTACGGAGAACGCGGAGCGCCAGCAGGCGGAGGAGGATCTGCTGGCCAACCGGGTCAAGGCACTGGTCGCGACTTCCGCGCTCGGCATGGGCTTCGACAAGCCCGACCTCGGATTCGTGGTCCATCTCGGCTCGCCGTCCTCGCCCATCGCCTACTACCAGCAGGTGGGCCGGGCCGGCCGCGGGGTGGCGCACGCCGAGGTGCTGCTGCTGCCCGGCAAGGAGGACGAGGCGATCTGGCAGTACTTCGCCTCGGTCGCCTTCCCTCCGGAGGAGCTGGTGCGCCGCACCCTCGATGTCCTGGGACGCTCCGACCGGCCGCTGTCGCTGCCCGCGCTGGAGCCGCTGGTGGAGCTGCGGCGCACCCGGCTGGAGACGATGCTCAAGGTGCTGGACGTGGACGGCGCGGTGCGGCGGATGAAGGGCGGCTGGACGGCGACGGGAGAGCCCTGGGTGTACGACACCGAGCGGTACGCCTGGGTGTCGCGGCAGCGCGGGGCCGAGCAGCAGGCCATGCGGGACTACGCGTCGGGGACCGGCTGCCGGATGGAGTTCCTGCGCCGGCAGCTGGACGACGAGGAGGCCACCGCCTGCGGGCGGTGCGACAACTGCGCGGGGGCGCGGTTCGAGGACAAGGTGACCGGCGCGGCCCTGGACGCGGCGCGCGGCGAGCTGGGCAGGCCGGGGGTCGAGGTGGAGCCCCGGAAGATGTGGCCGACCGGGCTGGCGGCGGTCGGCGTGGACCTCAAGGGCCGTATTCCACCGGGCGAGCAGTCCTTCGCGGGGCGCGCGCTGGGCCGGCTGTCCGACATCGGCTGGGGCAACCGGCTCCGTCCGCTGCTCGCGCCGCGGGCCCCGGACGGCCCGGTGTCCGACGAGGTGGTGGGCGCGGTGGTGAGCGTGCTCGCCGACTGGGCGAAGGGGCCGGGCGGTTGGGCCTCCGGCGCGCCCGACGCGCCGCCCCGGCCCGTCGGGGTGGTGACCGTCGCCTCGCACGGCAGGCCCCGACTCGTCGGATCGCTCGGCAGCCGTATCGCGGAGGCCGGCCGGATGCCCCTGCTCGGGACGGTCACGTCCACGCCGGACGCGGCCGACGGTGCAGCCTCCCGTACGAACAGCGCGCAGCGGGTCCGGGCGCTGCACCAAACGCTGGCGGTGCCGCCCGAGCTGGCCGCCGCCCTGGTGTCCGCCGGCGGCCCCGTCCTGCTCGTCGACGATCTCTCGGACACCGGCTGGACGCTCGCGGTGGCCGCGCGGCTGCTGCTCCGGGCCGGTGCGCAGGGGGTGTTCCCGCTGGTCCTCGCCGTTCAGACCTGA
- a CDS encoding DUF4192 domain-containing protein has protein sequence MNTHKHHEPTGSADEQRITLRSPSELADALPYVLGFHPDDSVVMVALHGERGRFGGRLRLGIPRSPQEWPPVAEQLADCLIDGSERRGSRPDGVVAFLCQDPAEGETGRQVMERLRPFAQRLRTACGRLDVPVHEVLCISGGRFWSYCCPDTRCCPPEGTGLALPGTSVMAAAATYAGVQVRGSLREMEARLEPWRTPAAEEQERALDDAGTALVPRILTGGSREKVGAETLKLARDLRDRLARAERPRGAAPARQDAEDDRLIGNEEAAAVILGLQDRETRDRAAEWMEGAEAAPALRLWRALSRRCVGSYAEHAAAPLALAGWVAWSTGDEPGARVALGLALRLDPKYVFAQLLHQACNEGLDPEALRHCLREERVSRGPAGTRGPGGRAGRAGRVVGRPAAGTRRPKSPRVLPRTGPRAGARTGRDRAGRSGQRGSRTGR, from the coding sequence ATGAACACGCACAAGCACCACGAACCGACCGGATCCGCCGACGAGCAGCGCATCACCCTGCGCAGCCCCTCCGAACTCGCGGACGCCCTGCCGTACGTGCTCGGCTTCCACCCCGACGACTCGGTCGTCATGGTCGCGCTCCACGGCGAGCGGGGACGCTTCGGCGGGCGGCTCAGGCTCGGCATCCCGCGCTCGCCGCAGGAGTGGCCGCCGGTGGCCGAGCAGCTCGCCGACTGCCTGATCGACGGCAGCGAGCGGCGCGGCTCCCGGCCCGACGGCGTGGTCGCCTTTCTCTGCCAGGACCCGGCGGAGGGGGAGACCGGCCGGCAGGTGATGGAGCGCCTCCGCCCTTTCGCGCAGCGGCTGCGGACCGCCTGCGGACGTCTCGACGTGCCCGTGCACGAGGTGCTCTGCATCTCCGGCGGGCGCTTCTGGTCCTACTGCTGCCCCGACACCCGCTGCTGCCCGCCCGAGGGCACCGGGCTGGCTCTGCCGGGCACCTCGGTGATGGCCGCGGCCGCCACCTACGCGGGGGTCCAGGTCCGGGGATCGCTGCGCGAGATGGAGGCCCGTCTGGAACCCTGGCGCACCCCGGCCGCCGAGGAACAGGAACGCGCGCTCGACGACGCGGGCACCGCGCTCGTCCCCAGGATCCTGACCGGCGGGAGCCGGGAGAAGGTCGGCGCGGAGACCCTGAAGCTGGCCCGGGACCTGAGGGACAGGCTGGCCCGGGCGGAGCGGCCCCGGGGCGCGGCGCCCGCCCGGCAGGACGCCGAGGACGACCGGCTGATCGGCAACGAGGAGGCGGCGGCCGTGATTCTCGGCCTCCAGGACCGGGAGACCCGGGACCGTGCCGCCGAGTGGATGGAAGGCGCGGAGGCCGCGCCCGCGCTGCGGCTCTGGCGCGCGCTCTCCCGGCGCTGCGTCGGCTCGTACGCCGAACACGCGGCGGCCCCGCTGGCCCTGGCGGGCTGGGTCGCCTGGTCCACCGGCGACGAGCCCGGCGCCCGGGTCGCCCTCGGGCTCGCCCTGCGGCTCGACCCGAAGTATGTCTTCGCCCAACTCCTGCACCAGGCGTGCAACGAGGGGCTGGACCCGGAGGCGCTGCGCCACTGTCTGCGGGAGGAACGCGTCAGCCGCGGGCCGGCCGGCACCCGCGGGCCCGGCGGGCGGGCCGGGCGGGCAGGACGCGTGGTGGGGCGTCCGGCCGCGGGGACGCGGCGGCCGAAGTCCCCGCGGGTCCTGCCGCGGACAGGACCCCGGGCCGGTGCGCGGACGGGCCGGGACCGCGCGGGACGGAGCGGACAGCGCGGAAGCAGGACCGGGCGATGA
- a CDS encoding NUDIX hydrolase, producing MPPYDPSAFPAFAVTVDLVVLTVRRHALCALVVRRGEPPFQGRWALPGGFVRGDEDLAAAAARELSEETGLCAHDPVSPAPGNAAHLEQLATYGDPGRDPRMRVVSVAHLALSPDLPAPRAGGDANSARWAPVDALLGQEGGFAREDEQPAPLAFDHARILADGVERARSKIEYSSLATAFCPSEFTVGELRRVYEAVWGVALDPRNFHRKVTGTPGFLVPSGGTTTRQGGRPAQLFRAGGATVLNPPMLRPEV from the coding sequence ATGCCCCCCTACGACCCGTCGGCCTTTCCTGCGTTCGCTGTCACCGTCGATCTGGTCGTGCTCACCGTGCGCCGCCACGCGCTCTGCGCGCTGGTCGTGCGGCGCGGAGAGCCGCCCTTCCAGGGCCGGTGGGCACTGCCCGGCGGATTCGTCCGGGGTGACGAGGACCTCGCCGCGGCGGCGGCGCGTGAGCTGTCCGAGGAGACCGGGCTCTGCGCGCACGACCCGGTGTCCCCGGCGCCGGGGAACGCGGCCCATCTCGAACAGCTCGCCACCTACGGGGACCCCGGGCGGGACCCCAGGATGCGGGTGGTCAGCGTCGCCCATCTGGCGCTGTCCCCCGACCTTCCGGCGCCCCGGGCCGGGGGAGACGCCAACAGCGCGCGCTGGGCCCCGGTCGACGCCCTGCTCGGCCAGGAGGGCGGGTTCGCCCGGGAGGACGAGCAGCCCGCACCGCTCGCCTTCGACCACGCGCGGATCCTGGCGGACGGAGTGGAGCGCGCCCGGTCCAAAATCGAATACTCCTCGCTGGCCACGGCGTTCTGCCCGTCCGAGTTCACCGTCGGCGAGCTGCGCCGGGTGTACGAGGCGGTGTGGGGGGTGGCGCTCGACCCCCGTAACTTCCACCGCAAGGTGACGGGCACACCGGGCTTCCTGGTCCCGTCGGGCGGCACCACCACCCGGCAGGGCGGCCGGCCCGCCCAGTTGTTCCGGGCCGGCGGGGCGACCGTGCTCAACCCGCCGATGCTGCGCCCCGAGGTCTGA
- a CDS encoding ATP-binding cassette domain-containing protein: MLQAIGLTSAPRRDLTPAVDDLTFEAPPGSVTALLGAPGAGKTTALRLMLALEPGRGVTYFRGRPLHRIGHPAREIGVLLGDVPGHPARTARGQLRMVCAAAGVPASRADELLDVVGLGALRDERLGSLSLGMDRRLGLASALLGDPHTLLLDAPSAGLSPRENSWLHGLLRAHAGHGGTVLYTTSDPKEAARTADRVVTVDGGRLVADQDAASFARTRLRPRVAVTTPHAARLADALNREARAGRRSVEVVAEEGAGSLLTVYGSSCPEVGETAFRHGVLVHRLADEIGDTGPVAAPSAMPAPAAAGAPAVPRPVGGGTVSLPPLSARPVRSPLRPVRYELRRMCGVRSAPLIAAAVLVASVALAVPLARTGGTPLPGLLAAWPALLPLPPAALGAGLLGALSFGDEYRYPALAGARGTVPRRLGLLVAKLAVTGVAALLLAALSVVADAGALRLVYGAAAVPVPGNWPVLSAGWAGLAVGCAWAGLLGAGIFRVTIAGMAAVVAVPTLVGPLVQKALTGPSVRSVVGLPGRLRELAWPAWPHRIDHWLTAAAGLVAQPVAAALALSLSVLLCAYLLTGLRRRARW; this comes from the coding sequence ATGCTCCAGGCCATCGGACTGACCAGTGCCCCCCGTCGAGACCTCACCCCCGCCGTGGACGATCTGACCTTCGAGGCCCCGCCGGGCTCCGTCACCGCGCTGCTCGGTGCCCCCGGAGCCGGAAAGACCACGGCGCTCCGGCTGATGCTCGCACTCGAACCGGGGCGCGGCGTCACCTACTTCCGGGGCAGGCCGCTCCACCGCATCGGCCACCCGGCCCGGGAGATCGGGGTGCTCCTCGGCGATGTGCCGGGTCATCCCGCGCGTACCGCCAGGGGGCAGCTCAGGATGGTCTGCGCCGCCGCGGGCGTGCCCGCCTCGCGCGCCGACGAACTCCTCGACGTCGTCGGTCTCGGCGCGCTGCGCGACGAGCGTCTCGGCTCGCTCTCGCTCGGCATGGACCGCAGGCTCGGGCTCGCCTCCGCGCTGCTGGGCGACCCGCACACCCTGCTGCTGGACGCGCCCTCGGCGGGTCTCTCGCCCCGCGAGAACAGCTGGCTGCACGGACTGCTGCGCGCCCACGCGGGACACGGCGGCACCGTGCTCTACACCACCAGCGACCCCAAGGAGGCGGCCAGGACCGCCGACCGGGTCGTCACCGTCGACGGGGGCCGGCTCGTCGCCGACCAGGACGCGGCCTCCTTCGCCCGCACCCGGCTGCGGCCCCGGGTCGCCGTCACGACGCCGCACGCCGCACGCCTGGCGGACGCGCTCAACCGCGAGGCCCGCGCGGGCCGGCGCTCCGTCGAGGTGGTCGCGGAGGAGGGCGCGGGCAGTCTGCTCACCGTCTACGGCAGCAGCTGCCCGGAGGTCGGCGAGACCGCGTTCCGGCACGGCGTGCTGGTCCATCGGCTCGCCGACGAGATCGGCGACACCGGGCCCGTCGCCGCCCCTTCCGCCATGCCCGCACCCGCTGCCGCCGGTGCTCCCGCCGTCCCCCGTCCCGTCGGCGGCGGGACGGTTTCGCTGCCGCCCTTGTCCGCGCGTCCGGTCCGCAGCCCGCTCCGGCCGGTGCGCTACGAACTCCGCCGTATGTGCGGGGTGCGGTCCGCGCCGCTGATCGCCGCCGCCGTCCTCGTCGCGTCCGTCGCCCTAGCCGTACCCCTCGCCCGGACCGGAGGCACCCCGCTGCCCGGGCTGCTGGCGGCCTGGCCCGCGCTCCTGCCGCTGCCCCCCGCGGCCCTCGGCGCCGGACTGCTCGGCGCGCTCTCCTTCGGCGACGAGTACCGCTACCCGGCGCTCGCCGGGGCGCGCGGCACCGTGCCGCGTCGCCTCGGCCTGCTGGTCGCCAAGCTCGCCGTGACGGGGGTCGCGGCCCTGCTGCTCGCCGCCCTGTCGGTGGTGGCCGACGCCGGGGCGCTGCGGCTCGTGTACGGCGCCGCCGCCGTGCCCGTACCCGGCAACTGGCCCGTACTGAGCGCCGGTTGGGCCGGGCTGGCCGTCGGCTGCGCCTGGGCGGGGCTGCTGGGCGCCGGGATCTTCCGCGTCACCATCGCCGGAATGGCCGCCGTCGTCGCCGTACCGACCCTGGTCGGTCCCCTCGTACAGAAGGCGCTCACCGGACCGTCCGTGCGTTCGGTCGTCGGACTCCCGGGCAGGCTGCGGGAGCTGGCCTGGCCCGCGTGGCCGCACCGGATCGACCACTGGCTGACGGCCGCGGCCGGACTCGTCGCCCAGCCGGTCGCGGCGGCGCTCGCGCTGTCGCTGTCCGTCCTGCTCTGCGCGTATCTGCTCACCGGCCTTCGCCGGAGGGCCCGTTGGTGA
- a CDS encoding FadR/GntR family transcriptional regulator has translation MSTLAHTMMTAARSVESGLADPGGIDRYPYAEAPGADRVPAPVWDGADTDLGRVGRRTASSRGRGLHGQLVQQLGQMIVSGDLGADRPLVPEEIGQRFEVSRTVVRESLRVLEAKGLVSARPNVGTRVRPVSDWNLLDPDIIEWRAFGPQRDDQRRELSELRWTIEPLAARLAAGHGRADVQQRLVDMVGIMGHALAQGDAITFSRADAEYHSLLIQLAGNRMLEHLSGIVSAALQVSGGPIAGCDRPTEASLGHHVRISDALGAGDGAAAESAMRQLLTVQPEVERVVPAPREH, from the coding sequence GTGAGTACCCTTGCGCACACCATGATGACCGCCGCCCGCTCCGTCGAGTCCGGCCTCGCCGACCCGGGCGGAATCGACCGCTACCCCTATGCGGAGGCGCCCGGCGCCGACCGCGTGCCCGCCCCTGTCTGGGACGGCGCCGACACCGATCTGGGCCGGGTGGGACGCCGTACGGCGAGCAGCCGCGGACGCGGGCTGCACGGCCAACTCGTCCAGCAGCTGGGGCAGATGATCGTCTCCGGCGACCTGGGCGCCGACCGGCCGCTCGTACCGGAGGAGATCGGACAGCGTTTCGAGGTCTCCCGCACGGTGGTGCGGGAGTCGCTGCGCGTCCTTGAGGCCAAGGGGCTCGTGAGCGCCAGGCCCAATGTCGGCACCCGGGTCCGGCCCGTCAGTGACTGGAATCTGCTCGACCCGGACATCATCGAATGGCGCGCCTTCGGACCGCAGCGCGACGACCAGCGCCGCGAGCTGAGCGAGCTGCGCTGGACGATCGAGCCCCTCGCCGCGCGGCTGGCGGCCGGCCACGGCAGGGCGGACGTCCAGCAGCGGCTCGTCGACATGGTCGGGATCATGGGGCACGCCCTCGCCCAGGGCGACGCGATCACCTTCTCGCGGGCGGACGCCGAATACCACTCCCTGCTGATCCAGCTCGCCGGCAACCGGATGCTCGAACACCTCTCGGGCATCGTCTCGGCCGCCCTTCAGGTCTCCGGCGGCCCGATCGCCGGATGCGACCGCCCGACCGAGGCGTCGCTCGGCCACCATGTGCGGATCTCGGACGCGCTGGGCGCGGGCGACGGGGCCGCCGCGGAGTCGGCCATGCGTCAGTTGCTGACCGTCCAGCCGGAAGTGGAGCGCGTCGTTCCGGCGCCGCGCGAGCACTGA